One segment of Thermococcus profundus DNA contains the following:
- the pyrH gene encoding UMP kinase has protein sequence MRIVFDIGGSVLVPEDPDIDFIKAIAYELVKISEDHEVAVVVGGGKVARKYIHAAKTFTPNETFKDYIGIHITRANAMLLIAALGEKAYPFVVQDFRKAWEVIQLKKIPIMGGTHPGHTTDAVAALLAEYLQADLLVVVTNVDGVYDSDPRKNQNARKLDRITPEELVDIAMEAESKAGGSGVVDALAAKFIQRGRIKTYIVGKKDAYHLFDVVKGKHNGTVVEP, from the coding sequence ATGAGGATAGTCTTCGATATAGGCGGTTCGGTTCTCGTCCCTGAAGACCCGGACATCGATTTCATCAAAGCGATAGCGTACGAGCTCGTCAAGATAAGCGAGGATCACGAGGTAGCGGTTGTCGTCGGCGGTGGAAAAGTCGCCAGGAAGTACATCCACGCGGCTAAGACTTTCACGCCCAACGAGACATTCAAGGACTACATAGGAATCCACATCACGAGGGCAAACGCGATGCTTCTCATCGCTGCCCTTGGCGAAAAAGCCTACCCATTCGTCGTCCAGGACTTCAGGAAGGCGTGGGAGGTCATCCAGCTCAAGAAGATACCGATAATGGGCGGAACCCACCCCGGCCACACCACTGATGCTGTGGCTGCTCTCTTAGCTGAATACCTTCAGGCGGATCTTCTCGTCGTTGTGACGAACGTGGATGGTGTTTACGATTCAGATCCCAGAAAGAACCAGAATGCGAGGAAGCTCGACAGAATAACGCCTGAAGAGCTGGTTGATATAGCCATGGAGGCCGAGAGCAAGGCCGGCGGAAGCGGCGTCGTCGATGCCCTAGCTGCAAAGTTCATCCAGAGGGGCCGGATAAAGACCTACATCGTTGGCAAGAAGGACGCTTACCACCTCTTCGACGTCGTGAAGGGAAAGCATAATGGAACCGTTGTGGAGCCGTGA
- a CDS encoding dihydroorotate dehydrogenase produces MASLKVELFGIKFENPLILASGINDKTPEQWIRAHEEGAGGVVTKSIGIEPRKGYDNPTIVELPYGLINAMGLPNPGWKRFIEMVEGHTFDFPVIVSIFGGTPEEFAFLAEKLSGVADAFELNLSCPHAKGYGMEIGQKPENVYEVVKAVKDATDRPVIAKLTPNIDDITKLGLAAEKAGADAVSAINTLKAIAIDVYARKPILSNRVGGYSGPGVKPVALRAVYDLAKTLDIPVIGIGGITTWQDAVEFLLAGASALQIGTAVSLGGWKVFREISEGIERYLKGEGFSSVGEIVGLALE; encoded by the coding sequence ATGGCGAGCCTTAAGGTCGAGCTTTTCGGAATCAAGTTCGAGAACCCGCTCATTTTGGCATCCGGGATAAACGACAAGACCCCCGAGCAGTGGATAAGGGCCCACGAGGAAGGTGCGGGCGGAGTAGTGACTAAATCAATTGGAATCGAACCGAGGAAGGGCTACGACAACCCCACGATAGTAGAACTCCCCTACGGCCTGATAAACGCGATGGGCCTACCGAATCCGGGCTGGAAGCGCTTCATTGAGATGGTTGAAGGTCACACTTTCGACTTCCCGGTCATCGTGTCCATATTTGGTGGAACGCCTGAGGAGTTCGCCTTTCTCGCGGAGAAGCTGAGCGGTGTTGCTGATGCATTCGAGCTCAACCTATCCTGTCCGCACGCTAAGGGCTACGGCATGGAGATAGGCCAAAAGCCAGAGAACGTATATGAGGTCGTCAAGGCCGTCAAAGATGCTACCGACAGGCCTGTCATAGCCAAGCTCACACCAAACATCGACGACATAACCAAACTCGGTTTAGCAGCTGAGAAAGCTGGTGCCGATGCGGTCTCGGCCATAAACACGCTGAAGGCAATCGCCATAGACGTCTACGCCAGAAAGCCAATACTGAGCAATAGAGTCGGAGGCTACTCCGGACCGGGTGTTAAGCCCGTAGCTTTGAGGGCAGTTTACGACCTTGCGAAAACCCTTGACATTCCCGTAATTGGTATCGGGGGAATAACAACCTGGCAGGACGCGGTTGAGTTCCTTTTGGCCGGTGCCTCAGCTTTACAGATTGGAACCGCTGTCTCTCTCGGCGGCTGGAAGGTCTTCAGGGAGATAAGCGAGGGGATAGAACGCTACCTTAAGGGAGAGGGCTTTTCGAGCGTGGGAGAGATAGTAGGTCTGGCGCTGGAGTGA
- a CDS encoding AbrB/MazE/SpoVT family DNA-binding domain-containing protein, with the protein MPLTKVTRNYQITIPAEIRRVLEIKEGEYLDVELRGDEIVIRKAQLEWPTLDLGRDFTPKEIEVNTRKALMEASKWEE; encoded by the coding sequence ATGCCTCTGACGAAGGTTACCCGCAACTACCAGATAACGATTCCGGCTGAGATAAGAAGGGTTCTTGAGATAAAGGAAGGGGAGTACCTTGATGTCGAACTCAGGGGAGACGAGATAGTGATTAGAAAGGCCCAACTTGAGTGGCCAACTCTCGACCTTGGAAGAGACTTCACCCCAAAGGAGATAGAAGTAAACACTAGAAAAGCACTCATGGAGGCTTCCAAATGGGAAGAGTAG
- a CDS encoding PIN domain-containing protein: MGRVAVIDTNVVLYSINPSSKRYEEARGLINSLDKAVLPAIVVYELIWNLAVAGVSPKEAEKTVSRILLNERVTIVDDRKYLLQAFGLFGDLNLKHYNDSVILAIAKETGALATYDKKLRKRARKLGIKLLPEVEE, encoded by the coding sequence ATGGGAAGAGTAGCCGTCATTGACACGAACGTTGTCCTCTACTCCATTAATCCCAGCTCCAAAAGATACGAAGAGGCAAGAGGACTAATAAACTCCCTTGATAAAGCTGTGTTGCCAGCTATCGTCGTGTACGAGCTTATCTGGAACCTAGCAGTGGCTGGAGTTTCGCCTAAAGAAGCAGAGAAAACCGTCTCAAGAATCCTCCTAAATGAGCGGGTTACCATTGTCGATGACAGAAAGTATCTCCTCCAAGCTTTTGGCCTCTTTGGAGACCTCAACCTGAAACATTATAATGACTCCGTGATACTGGCAATAGCAAAAGAAACCGGAGCCCTAGCGACCTATGACAAAAAGCTTAGAAAGAGGGCCCGAAAACTCGGCATTAAACTGCTCCCGGAGGTAGAAGAATGA
- the queC gene encoding 7-cyano-7-deazaguanine synthase QueC — protein MKRAVVLFSGGLDSTACLYWAKKNYDEVIMLTANYGSNEERVTNRVAEFFSKELNVPLKIVKLDFLEEFSKLRGTTLVGGETPKVTGEELEDMDVAQKTAKSVWVPARNVVLISAAASLLDALGGGDIIVGFNAEEGATFPDNTPEFVEKMNEMLRYGTMAEVKVVAPLIDLDKKGIARLLKELNAKYEYSNSCYMPKGFTEDGKPIHCGECESCVRRHRGLMEALGEDRTVYAVEPKI, from the coding sequence ATGAAGCGCGCGGTAGTTCTCTTCAGCGGGGGGCTTGACAGTACTGCCTGCCTTTACTGGGCGAAGAAGAACTACGATGAGGTCATAATGCTCACGGCCAATTATGGTAGCAACGAGGAGAGGGTAACTAACAGGGTGGCAGAGTTCTTTTCTAAGGAGTTAAACGTCCCTCTCAAGATAGTCAAACTGGACTTCCTCGAGGAGTTCTCCAAGTTGAGAGGAACGACGCTCGTCGGCGGGGAGACTCCGAAGGTTACCGGAGAAGAGCTTGAGGACATGGACGTTGCGCAGAAAACCGCCAAGAGCGTCTGGGTTCCAGCTAGAAACGTCGTCCTCATAAGCGCTGCTGCCTCGCTCCTCGATGCGCTGGGTGGTGGAGACATAATAGTCGGCTTCAACGCCGAGGAAGGGGCCACTTTTCCAGACAACACTCCGGAATTCGTCGAAAAGATGAACGAGATGCTCAGGTACGGCACGATGGCCGAGGTGAAGGTCGTTGCACCGCTCATAGATCTGGACAAAAAGGGCATTGCAAGGCTTTTGAAGGAGCTGAACGCTAAGTACGAGTACTCCAACTCCTGCTACATGCCGAAGGGCTTCACCGAGGACGGAAAGCCGATTCACTGCGGCGAGTGCGAGAGTTGCGTGAGGCGCCACCGCGGACTGATGGAGGCCCTTGGAGAGGACAGGACGGTTTATGCAGTGGAGCCTAAGATTTAG
- a CDS encoding ABC transporter ATP-binding protein, whose product MRQLLEVSDLSKTYGREKSAVKALDSVTFTLTEGISYILGPNGSGKSTLIKIIAKLIRSDSGEVRIEGKPLPEYPLQKAGFAFERPVLHPRLKVGEYLMEVAEYRGEDNTEDLIELFGLESVRKRRFGELSMGYKRRFLVAVAFAGYPRVVFLDEPFSNVDIIAKTEIMEGIQTVQKERGISVVVVSHVFDNLPKIDSLVVLYGGKVIANPVGKAVKLLKKVRFIFEDETVENDLTRAVELIRKGKDPREVECAGIEESIIELLREGSKS is encoded by the coding sequence TTGCGTCAGCTTTTAGAGGTCTCGGACTTGAGTAAAACCTACGGACGGGAAAAAAGCGCTGTTAAAGCCCTCGACAGCGTTACCTTCACACTTACGGAGGGCATCTCGTACATACTTGGCCCAAACGGTAGTGGGAAGAGCACCCTCATAAAGATCATTGCCAAGCTCATAAGGTCGGACTCCGGCGAGGTGAGGATAGAGGGAAAGCCTCTCCCCGAATATCCCCTTCAGAAGGCTGGCTTCGCCTTTGAGAGGCCCGTGCTCCACCCGAGGCTTAAGGTTGGGGAGTATTTAATGGAGGTCGCTGAGTACAGGGGGGAAGACAACACGGAGGATTTAATTGAACTCTTTGGCCTGGAATCCGTAAGAAAAAGGCGGTTTGGAGAGCTTTCAATGGGTTACAAGAGGCGCTTCCTCGTTGCCGTGGCCTTCGCAGGGTATCCGCGTGTGGTGTTTCTAGACGAGCCCTTCAGCAACGTGGACATCATTGCCAAGACTGAGATAATGGAGGGAATACAGACCGTTCAGAAGGAGCGCGGCATAAGCGTTGTTGTAGTCTCCCACGTCTTCGACAATCTCCCAAAAATAGACTCCCTCGTGGTTCTCTACGGAGGAAAGGTCATAGCCAACCCAGTGGGGAAAGCGGTTAAGCTTCTCAAAAAGGTCCGTTTCATCTTTGAGGACGAAACCGTGGAGAACGATCTCACAAGGGCCGTCGAGCTGATTAGAAAAGGTAAAGACCCCAGGGAAGTTGAGTGCGCTGGCATCGAGGAGTCAATAATCGAACTGCTGAGAGAGGGGTCTAAATCTTAG
- a CDS encoding damage-control phosphatase: MKIHYECFSCAANQCQRIVEMGTDDPELRKKGVIEAAKLMANINENSVPAVFGSEVFLGVYRAINNDDPFREYKKLSNRLAEKVVKDLEKEGISLKTALKLAIIGNVIDFAVGYSPERIEEDVRAMLNEDLHVDHSEELFEAIKNAETLLYLTDNCGEIYFDRLFIRRIKEEFPHLKIYIAGKEGPIINDATVEDLKNAGFEELGEVISTGTRIVGVPLEGVSEDFKAVFESADVIIAKGQGNFETLSEIKDKRVFYLLKAKCRPIARELGVPHGSMVCLRAR; the protein is encoded by the coding sequence ATGAAAATCCACTACGAGTGCTTCTCCTGCGCCGCCAACCAGTGTCAGAGGATAGTTGAGATGGGAACTGACGATCCCGAGCTGAGGAAGAAAGGGGTAATTGAGGCCGCAAAGCTGATGGCGAACATCAACGAAAACTCCGTTCCAGCCGTCTTCGGAAGTGAGGTCTTCCTCGGCGTTTATAGAGCGATAAACAACGATGACCCCTTCAGGGAGTACAAGAAGCTCTCCAACAGGCTCGCGGAAAAGGTCGTGAAAGACCTTGAAAAGGAGGGGATAAGCCTCAAAACGGCCCTAAAGCTCGCCATCATCGGAAACGTGATAGACTTTGCGGTCGGCTATTCTCCAGAGAGGATCGAGGAGGACGTTAGGGCAATGCTAAACGAGGATCTCCACGTCGACCACTCGGAGGAGCTCTTTGAAGCCATCAAAAACGCGGAGACCCTCCTATACCTCACGGACAACTGTGGAGAAATATACTTCGACAGGCTCTTCATAAGGAGGATCAAAGAGGAATTTCCACACCTTAAAATCTACATAGCCGGCAAAGAAGGTCCGATAATAAACGATGCAACCGTTGAAGACCTGAAGAATGCCGGCTTTGAGGAGCTTGGAGAGGTTATCTCAACGGGCACGAGGATCGTAGGGGTTCCGCTCGAGGGGGTTTCAGAGGATTTCAAGGCCGTCTTTGAGAGCGCCGACGTGATAATAGCCAAGGGTCAGGGCAACTTCGAGACGCTGAGTGAGATAAAGGACAAGAGGGTCTTCTACCTGCTCAAGGCCAAGTGCAGGCCAATAGCGAGGGAGCTGGGAGTGCCGCATGGGAGTATGGTTTGCCTGCGGGCTAGGTAG
- a CDS encoding DUF763 domain-containing protein: MRNVADLPLHGGHVPHWLAQRMRKLTRLVLLLAVDEYGTKGLLERLSDPIWFQALNNVIGMDWDSSGSTTVTAGMIKDALWREELGVKAAGGKGKKSRATPEELRRIAGLYDLDPEPYVRTSRLVAKVDTVALQTGYQLYHHVFFLDEEGNWAVIQQGMNERERMARRFHWFDAETFTLDPHKAIAGLQREFALNTVSKEAKEFQRTLLDVVQEKPTKIERELESLRAIAKGYRPLVYYKPREPWEKDVIERYESLGRFELNKRALEFARELSVSNYEEFLLLKGLGPSTLRALSLVLELVYDVHPSWKDPVTHPPDPFKFSYAVGGKDGVPFPIDKPAYDELISFLEELVSKHPQEKALVRNVTKITKNWKFPEGEKRPT, translated from the coding sequence ATGAGGAACGTCGCTGATTTACCCCTCCACGGCGGGCATGTCCCACATTGGCTCGCACAAAGGATGAGGAAACTAACGCGCTTAGTCCTCCTTCTCGCGGTGGATGAGTACGGCACGAAGGGTCTTCTGGAGAGGCTCTCCGACCCTATCTGGTTCCAGGCACTCAACAACGTTATAGGCATGGATTGGGACTCCTCTGGCTCTACTACCGTAACCGCTGGAATGATAAAGGACGCCCTCTGGAGGGAGGAGCTCGGTGTTAAAGCGGCCGGCGGGAAGGGGAAGAAGAGCAGGGCAACTCCAGAGGAGCTGAGGAGAATAGCAGGACTCTACGACCTAGACCCCGAGCCCTACGTGAGGACTTCCCGGCTCGTTGCGAAGGTTGACACGGTAGCACTCCAGACTGGCTACCAGCTCTACCATCACGTCTTCTTTCTGGATGAAGAGGGCAACTGGGCGGTTATACAGCAGGGTATGAACGAAAGGGAGAGGATGGCAAGGCGTTTCCACTGGTTTGATGCCGAGACATTCACGCTCGACCCCCACAAGGCCATCGCCGGTCTGCAGAGGGAGTTCGCCCTCAACACCGTCTCGAAGGAAGCGAAGGAGTTCCAGAGGACGCTCCTCGACGTGGTACAGGAAAAGCCAACTAAAATCGAGAGGGAGCTTGAAAGCCTGAGGGCAATAGCAAAGGGCTACCGGCCGCTGGTGTACTACAAGCCGAGGGAGCCGTGGGAGAAGGATGTGATAGAGCGCTACGAGAGCCTCGGGAGGTTCGAGCTCAATAAACGGGCCTTAGAGTTCGCGAGAGAGCTGAGCGTTTCTAACTACGAGGAGTTTCTGCTTTTGAAGGGCCTCGGGCCAAGCACGCTCAGGGCGCTCTCGCTGGTTCTTGAGCTGGTCTACGACGTTCATCCGAGCTGGAAGGACCCGGTAACTCACCCGCCTGATCCGTTCAAGTTCTCCTACGCCGTGGGAGGGAAGGACGGGGTGCCCTTCCCGATAGATAAACCCGCCTACGACGAGCTTATTTCTTTCCTTGAGGAGCTCGTATCAAAGCACCCCCAAGAAAAGGCCCTTGTGAGGAACGTGACGAAAATAACAAAGAACTGGAAGTTCCCGGAGGGGGAGAAAAGGCCTACCTAG
- the serK gene encoding L-serine kinase SerK has protein sequence MGVEKVPKYDIPTKKVDYVFIELDKMKPHEQLVQKELEAFIESVTGSGIFWKPMLLAKVPGEDTYLIVDGHHRWAGLQKLGAKRAPSVILDYFSDDVKVYTWYPAFKGDLNEVIERLRKEGLEVIEDPEAEEKAERGEIAFALVGEKSFAIPGGLDEQKKVSKVLDEMSVEGRIELIYYGLKEDAREDMGKGEIDYVFIRKAPTKEEVMELVKRGEVYSPKTTRHVLPFNPDKIDVKLEELF, from the coding sequence ATGGGAGTCGAAAAGGTTCCGAAGTACGACATACCCACGAAGAAGGTTGATTACGTTTTTATCGAGCTCGACAAGATGAAGCCTCACGAGCAGCTCGTTCAGAAGGAGCTTGAAGCTTTTATCGAGAGCGTTACCGGCTCCGGGATCTTCTGGAAGCCTATGCTCCTCGCGAAGGTTCCGGGAGAGGACACCTACCTCATAGTTGACGGCCACCACCGCTGGGCCGGCCTTCAGAAGCTCGGCGCCAAGAGGGCTCCATCAGTTATTCTCGACTACTTCAGCGACGATGTGAAAGTTTACACCTGGTATCCTGCGTTCAAGGGCGACCTCAACGAGGTCATCGAGAGGCTCAGGAAAGAAGGCCTCGAGGTCATCGAGGATCCAGAGGCCGAGGAGAAGGCCGAGAGGGGTGAGATAGCCTTCGCACTCGTCGGCGAGAAGAGCTTCGCCATACCCGGCGGCCTCGACGAGCAGAAGAAGGTCAGCAAGGTCCTCGACGAAATGAGCGTTGAAGGCAGGATTGAGCTCATCTACTACGGTCTCAAGGAAGATGCTAGAGAGGACATGGGCAAGGGCGAGATCGACTACGTCTTCATCAGGAAGGCCCCGACCAAGGAAGAAGTTATGGAGCTCGTCAAGCGCGGAGAGGTTTACTCTCCAAAGACCACGAGACACGTCCTCCCGTTCAACCCGGACAAGATCGACGTGAAGCTCGAGGAGCTGTTTTAA
- a CDS encoding DUF835 domain-containing protein: MTPVKAILSMLAQAQFETSGSPSSPTPHFGYFNIVGSREAVPERDALLITRPGERDPPGWDVILVSTVPGFIGPRELPKLLHEILERLRENPNKAVVLECPEYLAVYNGFESFLKFLHTLRDYILMSGGRLYLITDPASWDERQFALLKRIEG; encoded by the coding sequence ATGACCCCAGTCAAGGCGATACTCTCAATGCTGGCCCAAGCTCAGTTTGAGACCTCAGGCTCACCGAGTTCCCCCACCCCCCACTTTGGGTACTTCAACATAGTGGGCTCCCGGGAGGCCGTTCCAGAGAGGGACGCCCTTTTGATTACGAGGCCGGGCGAGAGAGACCCTCCGGGTTGGGACGTCATTCTGGTGAGCACCGTCCCCGGCTTCATCGGCCCCCGGGAGCTCCCGAAGCTCCTTCACGAGATACTGGAGAGGCTCAGGGAGAATCCCAACAAAGCTGTAGTCCTGGAGTGCCCCGAGTACCTGGCAGTCTACAACGGGTTCGAGAGCTTTCTGAAGTTCCTCCACACGCTCAGGGATTACATCCTCATGAGCGGGGGAAGGCTCTATTTGATCACCGACCCCGCCTCCTGGGACGAGCGTCAGTTCGCCCTCCTGAAGAGGATCGAAGGTTAA
- a CDS encoding NfeD family protein: MGKVKGPLILLVMLLLLASSSLVSAGGSEKKVYVAKFEGVITSYSADQFSRYIDAAERGNAEALIIEIDTPGGSGEAMQEIIQRIKESTVPVIIYVYPPGAIAASAGTYIALGSHLVAMAPSTSIGACEPIMGYSANGSIVKAPEKIRNFYIAYIKSLAEASGRNMTAAEKFITEDLSLTPEEAMKAHVIEITAYDVNDLLKKANGMKTKIPVKGRGYVTLNFTDVKIVTLEPSFKDEVVRYISDPTVAYVLINIGILGLIFGFLTPGWHVPETVGAILLVLGLIGLGYFGYNAAGLILVFLSIIFFIAEALTPTFGLFTVAGVVTMVIGGILLFGGGNEYLIQTSTFSTLRIIIIVITLLLGLFFAFGVAAVVRDRRRKAQTGKEEMIGEVGKVVQELNPEGMIKIRGELWKAESKTREPIKVGENVRVVGMRGLTLIVVKEGASPDEGKEV, translated from the coding sequence ATGGGAAAGGTTAAGGGCCCCCTCATCCTCCTAGTCATGCTTCTCCTGCTGGCATCTTCTTCCCTGGTCTCAGCCGGCGGAAGCGAGAAAAAGGTCTACGTGGCCAAGTTCGAGGGAGTTATAACGAGCTATTCCGCCGACCAGTTCTCCAGGTACATAGACGCCGCGGAGAGGGGAAACGCAGAGGCCCTCATAATAGAGATCGACACCCCAGGAGGAAGCGGGGAGGCTATGCAGGAGATAATCCAGAGGATAAAGGAATCCACCGTTCCGGTTATCATCTACGTCTATCCCCCAGGAGCGATAGCAGCCTCAGCCGGAACCTACATCGCCCTCGGATCCCATCTTGTAGCGATGGCCCCATCGACCAGCATCGGCGCCTGCGAACCCATCATGGGCTACTCAGCCAACGGAAGCATAGTAAAGGCTCCGGAGAAGATCCGGAACTTCTACATTGCATACATCAAGAGCCTCGCCGAAGCCAGCGGGAGGAACATGACCGCGGCAGAGAAGTTCATAACGGAGGATCTCAGCCTGACGCCGGAGGAGGCCATGAAGGCCCACGTCATCGAAATTACTGCCTACGACGTTAACGATCTCCTCAAAAAGGCGAACGGGATGAAGACCAAGATCCCGGTCAAGGGAAGGGGCTACGTTACTCTCAACTTCACGGACGTTAAGATCGTGACGCTCGAGCCGTCCTTCAAGGACGAGGTGGTGCGCTACATCTCGGATCCGACCGTAGCGTACGTTCTCATAAACATAGGAATCCTCGGCCTCATATTCGGCTTCCTAACGCCGGGATGGCACGTTCCGGAAACAGTCGGGGCGATACTCCTAGTGCTCGGCCTCATAGGTCTCGGCTACTTCGGCTACAACGCGGCAGGCTTGATTCTGGTATTCCTCTCGATAATATTCTTCATAGCGGAGGCTCTGACTCCAACTTTCGGCCTCTTCACGGTGGCGGGGGTTGTAACGATGGTCATAGGGGGAATCCTGCTCTTCGGGGGCGGCAACGAGTACCTCATTCAGACCTCAACTTTCTCGACCCTAAGGATCATCATAATAGTCATCACGCTCCTTCTCGGCCTGTTCTTCGCCTTCGGAGTTGCTGCGGTCGTGAGGGACAGAAGAAGAAAAGCCCAAACCGGAAAAGAGGAGATGATAGGCGAGGTCGGGAAGGTGGTTCAGGAGCTCAATCCCGAGGGAATGATAAAGATCAGGGGCGAACTCTGGAAGGCCGAGAGCAAAACCCGGGAACCGATAAAGGTCGGGGAAAACGTCCGGGTCGTTGGAATGAGGGGATTGACTCTCATAGTCGTAAAGGAGGGGGCCAGCCCCGATGAAGGAAAGGAGGTGTGA
- a CDS encoding slipin family protein, translating to MAGIGTIVLGIVLLFVLTILASAIKIVKEYERAVIFRLGRVVGARGPGLFFIIPIFEKAYIVDLRTRVLDVPVQETITKDNVPVKVNAVVYFRVVDPVKAVTQVANYIMATSQIAQTTLRSVIGQAHLDELLSEREKLNMELQKIIDEATDPWGIKVSTVEIKDVELPAGMQRAMAKQAEAERERRARITLAEAERQAAEKLREAAEIISEHPMALQLRTLQTISDVASDKSNVIVLPLPMEMLKLFKSFAEAGEAVKKLTKEKGASE from the coding sequence ATGGCAGGCATAGGAACGATTGTTTTGGGAATAGTTTTGCTTTTTGTTTTGACGATTCTGGCAAGCGCGATAAAGATAGTGAAGGAATATGAAAGGGCAGTGATCTTCAGGCTCGGTAGGGTAGTTGGAGCAAGGGGGCCGGGACTGTTCTTCATCATACCTATCTTCGAAAAGGCGTACATAGTTGACCTGCGCACCCGCGTCCTCGACGTTCCGGTTCAGGAGACCATAACGAAAGATAACGTTCCGGTCAAGGTGAACGCGGTAGTGTACTTCCGCGTAGTCGATCCAGTCAAGGCCGTTACGCAGGTGGCCAACTACATAATGGCGACCAGCCAGATAGCACAGACAACGCTGAGGAGCGTTATAGGTCAGGCCCACCTCGATGAGCTCCTGAGCGAAAGGGAGAAGCTCAACATGGAGCTTCAGAAGATCATCGACGAGGCAACCGATCCCTGGGGAATTAAAGTCTCTACCGTCGAGATAAAGGACGTTGAACTGCCAGCTGGAATGCAGAGGGCGATGGCTAAGCAGGCCGAGGCCGAGCGTGAGAGGAGGGCGAGGATAACGCTGGCAGAGGCAGAGAGACAGGCGGCAGAGAAGCTTAGAGAGGCCGCTGAGATCATCAGCGAGCACCCAATGGCCCTCCAGCTTAGAACCCTTCAGACAATAAGCGACGTGGCCAGCGACAAGAGCAACGTTATCGTCCTGCCGCTCCCGATGGAGATGCTCAAGCTCTTCAAGAGCTTTGCAGAGGCGGGAGAAGCCGTTAAAAAGCTCACCAAAGAGAAAGGGGCCTCCGAGTGA
- the pyrE gene encoding orotate phosphoribosyltransferase, whose amino-acid sequence MDEREALIEKMFKAGAVLFGHFVLASGKESSYYINVKRVITHPEALRLIARLMAKKAMEMGIEFSRVAGPELGAVPIATALSLETNRSLVVVRKKPKGYGTNSQIEGEVEEGDKILLVEDVTTTGGSVLKAAEVLESLGAEIAGIAVVVDREEGAEERITSKGYKFLPILRVSELLAKKPTPSGDRD is encoded by the coding sequence ATGGACGAGAGGGAGGCGCTCATAGAGAAGATGTTCAAGGCAGGGGCCGTTCTCTTTGGGCACTTCGTCCTGGCCTCCGGGAAGGAGAGCAGTTATTACATCAACGTCAAGAGGGTAATAACCCATCCAGAGGCCTTAAGGCTGATAGCGAGGCTAATGGCAAAAAAGGCCATGGAGATGGGGATAGAGTTCAGCAGGGTAGCCGGTCCCGAACTCGGTGCCGTTCCAATAGCGACGGCGCTCTCGCTTGAAACCAACAGATCCCTCGTCGTAGTGCGAAAAAAACCCAAGGGATACGGGACGAACAGCCAGATTGAAGGGGAAGTGGAGGAAGGTGATAAAATCCTCCTCGTGGAGGACGTCACAACAACCGGGGGGAGTGTTTTAAAGGCCGCAGAAGTCCTGGAATCGCTGGGAGCGGAGATAGCGGGGATAGCAGTGGTCGTTGACCGTGAAGAGGGGGCAGAGGAGAGAATAACGTCGAAAGGCTACAAATTCCTTCCAATACTCCGGGTTTCGGAGCTCCTGGCCAAGAAACCTACTCCCAGTGGAGATAGGGATTGA